GCAGCAGTGGTCCTTGTATCTTTCAACTCAAGAAAGCTATCTCGGATTTATCTCAAGGTCAATTTTCTATTACTCAATATAATACTCAATCGAAGAGTTATTGGGATGAACTTCAAAGCTATCGTCCTTCTCCCTTTTGTTCTTGTGTTCCTGCTTGTTCTTGTGGTGCCATACGATCTGTTGTGGATTTTTTAACATTATGATCATGTTTTGCAATTTCTAATGGGATTGAATGAATCATAGTCACATACGGGGTCAAATTCTTTTACTTGATCCTCTTCCGCTGATCAACAAAGTAATTTCTCTTTTGCTTCAAGAAGAGAGTCAATGACATATTGCAGTTCCATCTGCTCCTTTTGATTCAATTGCAATGATTAGTTCTTTTATTCCAGCATCTTCCACACGCAGAAACACAAAGTCTTTTGTCAAGAAAGATTGTCTTGTTTGTTCGCATTGTGGTATAACAGGTCATACTGTGGAAAAATGTTATTGGCTGCATGGTTTTCCTCCAAGATACAAATTTACTAAGTCTAAATCTACTGCACCAAGTTTAGCTCACAATATTTCTACTGAAACTACATTTGATTCTCCATCATTGCCTTTTACTTAAGAGTAATATCATCAATTGTTAGCTCTCATTCAGCCACCAGTTTCATCAGCCTCAGCAGTCACTGGTACTTTTTTAACTTCAACACACATGACAAGTATTCTTTCTCGTCATTCTTGTTCTTCCTTTTCATCCCAGTCACATGCTTTTGCTTCCCTTACGGGTAACTCTCCTTCCACTTCATGGATCATTGATACTGGGGCTATAGACCACATGGTTAACTCGGTTACTTTCTTTTCTTCTATTACATCCATTGTTTCGAGTTTTGTTATGCTTCCTAATGGTACTTAAGCACCTGTTACTCATATTGGTAACATTGTGCCTTTAAATTCTTTAGTTTTAAAGAATGTTTTGTGTGTTCCTTCTTTTACATTCAATCTTATTTCTGTTAGTAAATTGATTTCAAATCTTTCTtgttctttcatttttctttcttctttttgttttatacAGGACCTGTAGCAATGGAGGACGATTGGCTTGGGGAAATTGGTTAATGGTCTTTATCATTTGATATCGCCCTCAGTTTCAACTCCAAAGTCTCTCACTGCTGCACATTCTTCTTTTGATGTTTGACATAAAAGACTTGGTCATCCATCTGATTCCAGACTATTATTGCTTCATGAttgctttatttttctttttttaagtcTCCTAATAATTGTCCTTGTAATATTTGTCCCATGGCTTAGCAACATCATTTGCCATTAACTTCAAGCACTTGGGTGACTACTTTTAATTTTCAACTTGTTCATGTTGATATTTGGGGCCCTTTTTTTGTGGCTTCCTTACAAggatttcattattttctttccATTGTAGATGATTTCTCTCGATATACATAGATATttctaatgaaaaataaaagtgagACACATATGCATCTTTAgaatttttttattcttgttgAAAATCAGTTTAATACCTCAGTCAAATTTCTTCGCACTGATAATGGACAGGAATTTTTTATGTCTGATTTTCttacttcaaaaggaataacccaTCAATGCACTTGTGTTGCTACACCTCAGCAAAATtcagttgttgaaagaaagaatcaACATTTACTTAATGTTGTCCGTGCTCTTCTATTTCAAACTCACCCTTTTGGGTAAACTGTATTCTCACTGCAGCCTATCTTATAAACCAAATGCCTACTCCTCTTTTGTCTAACAAATCCCCTTTTGAAGTTCTCTTTTCTAAACTTCCTTCTTATAATCATTTAAGAGTGTTTGGTTGTTTATGTTTTGCATCAACTTTATCTTCCTCTTGAAACAAGTTTGATTCTCGAGCTCGAAAGTGTGTATTTCTCGGTTATCCTTTTGCTGTCAAAGGTTACCGATTGTTTGATCTTCACTCATGAAATTTTTATTTCACGAGATGTTATTTTTAATGAAACacaatttcctttttcatctATTCCTCTTAATTTTCTCACATCTACTTctgattttctttcttcttctttagttcttCCATATCCCTTTGATggtatttcttttccttttccatcAAACACCATGGTCTCTCCTTCAAACACTTTGGCTCTTCCATATAATTCAGCTTCTAATGATTCTCATGTTCCAATTTCTGATCCTCCTCATTGTTCTACTCATATGCGTCATCCTCCATCATATCTACGCGACTATCGATGTTATCTGGCCAATGTTTCACAACCCAGCAAATGTGTACATTGCTCTCGGCCTTCTTCAGGTAAGCCCTATGATCTTAGTTAAGTTCTTTCATATATTTCACTATCTCCTTCCTATTACTTTTTTGTTCTTAATGTCTCTTCCACTGAGGAACCACAGTTTTATCATGAAGCTATTAAGTTTTCTCATTGAAGAGATGCTATGGCTGCTGAGATTAAGGCTCTTGAAGAGAATTTAATATAATACATGGACTGTCATTGCCTTGCCTCCCACACATCATCCCATTGGCTATAAATGGGTATATCAGATTAAATATCGATCAGATGGTTCCATTGAACGTTATAAAGCCCATTTAGTAGCTAGAGGGTATACTCAACGTGAAGGTTTAGATTACATTGAAACTTTTTCACTAGTTGCTAAGCTTGTTAGTATTCGGTGTTTACTTGCGGTTGTTGCCTCTCGGAATTTTTTTCTTCATCAGCTTGATGTAaataatgcttttcttcatggtgatttgtCTGAGGAAGTATATATGTAGCTTCCTCCCGGCTTTGCAGCTCAGGGGAGAATATGGTTTGTAGATTAAATAAAagcttgtatggtttaaaacaagcatCACATCAATGGTTTTCCAAGCTTACATCAGCCCTTTTATCTTATGGTTTCACTCAATCGAAGGCTGATTTCTACTTGTTTACTCTTGTTGATGGTGCTGATCTTACAATTTTTCtcatatatgttgatgacattatagTTGCTACTTCCAATATGTCTTGCATCACAGCCATCAAATCATTTCTTGATGAGAAGTTTAATATCAAGGATCTTGCTTCCTTACGTTATTTCTTGGGTTTAGAGGTAGCTCATTTTTCAAAGGGTATTTCTCTTTGCTAGAGGAAATATGCCTTAGACATTCTACAATATTCAAGTCTTTTAGGATGTAAGCCTGTTATTTTTCCAATGGTGCAGAATCTCAAATTTAACAATGAATATGGTTAGGTACTTGCTGATCTATTACCTTATAGAAGGTTGGTTGGTCGCTTGCTATATCTTACTATCACTCGGCTTGATCTAACCTACAGTGTTCACATTTTAAGTCAATTTATGGCCAATCCATGCACTCCTCATTTACAAGCTATTGAACATGTCTTACGTTATCTCAAATCCAGTACTGGCCAAGGATTGTTCTTTCCAAGTAATTCAAGTTTTCATCTAAGTGCTTTCACTGACTCCGATTGGGCCAGTTGCTCTACAACTCGACGATCTCTTactggtttctgtgtctttcttggttCATCTCTAATTTCCTGGCATTCTGAAAGGCAAACAATAGTATCTAGATCCTCTGTTGAAGCTAAGTATAAGGCTATGACATCTACTACTTGTAAGCTGGTTTGGCTAATATCTTTACTTAAGGATCTCCATGTTTCTTATCCACAATCTGTAGCTTTATATTGTGATAACCAAGATGCTATGCACAATACATCGAATCTAATTTTTCACGAACGCACCAAACATATTGAAATAGATTGCCATTTGGTTCGGGATCATGTTCAGTCTGGTTTTCTTCATCTGCTTTATGTGCCTTCCCGTCATCAACTGGTAGACTTctttaccaaagctttgggttCGGATGTCTTCCATCATTTACTTGCCAAGTTAGGCGTAATTAACATACACTGTCCAACTTGAGGGGGCGTATTATGAATTGTTTGTTAGCAGaaaagcagcagcagcagtggcCTGAGCCTACAGCAGTTTGTTagcagtagcagcagcagcagagcaGTTAGCAACAACAGGCTAATTTAATTATAGTTATAGTTATAATCTAGTTATCAATTTGTTAAGTTTTCTGTTATTACCTTGTTGTATATGTATACCCTATTGTAAGCTCTTAATGAGCATGTAATGCAAttgaaatattttcataaattttgataCTACTTGTGGCTGAAAACTATGACTCTGGCTTGGAGGCTACATTTCTCGCTTTGTTGACTTGATATAAACTTACCATACTCACATGTCGAGCTTGGAAAGATTGGAATTGCCTTTTTTGAGTGGCAAAGCACCTGCATATTTCTATGGGGAATTATgatttgccattttttttttcatcttgccaTATTATTTAATGTGGCACTTTGGGTCACGGTATCTATATATGCCCTTTGCCATTGTGATTCCTATAAATCTCGATACTGGGATACAAATTCtttagaatattatgattttcacATTTGATTTAGAAGCATATTATTGATAGATTCTTGTTTATGCATTATTCCACCTTTGGTTTGTTTTTAGGGATGATGTTAATAAAATATtctattcccaaaatatcctcaagtAGCGATACTTCACCCTAAAAAAATGCTTGAGCATAATATTTTAGCAAAAATTCAACTTATATGTCtgaagatcatgataattaaaCATCCTCTTTATTTTAGTAAATTATAGCAGAATATTAGATTAAATTTCGTACATGTGGTATCAAAGCGTGGTTGCaattatcatgatcttccttTCAATATAAAGATTGTTTCGTTAGCCCTTTCAATCTCATTATTTTTTCACATGTAAAGTTTGTGTTCATGATAGTTTTCCGGAATCAAATGGAAAATTTATATGATGTTTGCTGAATTTGTTGGGATTGTATTAGTTTGGAATATCATGGTTATGAAATTGTGACCTCGCTGCTCAAACAAAATCGTCCACAATTTTTTTGAAACAGTCAATGGAACAAAATACCGCAACTAGATTTCTGAGTTTCAGAAAAATTGTCGACGGattttctgaaaccatcgacaTTTTTTCCTAGGACGATAATTCTGAATTGAGCCATCAAATAAAGTGCATGCAAACCATTTTATTGTTTGATTAAGTATGGGACACTCACATGTTTTATAATAGTAAATTGATAATGGTGGTAATGTTATGGACCCATTTTTGTTGGGTGAATAATTGTATTTATATATGCATGGGCTGCCGGATTTTACCTAAAAGTAAGCAAGTAAAATTCTCATTGTGGGAAATTAATTATCTACTTTGAACTtggataaattttttttctaaattatcaaTCAATGTTTATATTATGGTTAACATGTTATCACCAAAGCGATCTTACTAAGAAAAGTTATAAATATTGAATTGAAATATCACTTTACAAAAAATTATTATAGAatgattatttgattatttgattattatggtTGACCCAAAGGTTTAAAAACTTGTCTCATAGAATTCACAGTTATTCCATTCAGAATAGACTCAAGATTCAGTTCCAAGAAAATTGCGAGTTtaaaaacttttaataaaaaagcTGAGTCATGATTCAAGAACAAGAATATCATCTCGTAAGAAAGATTATTGCAACTAAGAACAATCTTATGAGCAATATCTAATGGGCTAGGCATAAGAAATACACCTAATAATAGAGACTTCAaacacaccttttttttttttttttttttctcaaagtcATTTGCCTAGTATTTGGGATTTTGGATGTCATGCCCCAGATGGATTTAGGTTATATTAAC
This window of the Malania oleifera isolate guangnan ecotype guangnan chromosome 6, ASM2987363v1, whole genome shotgun sequence genome carries:
- the LOC131158535 gene encoding uncharacterized mitochondrial protein AtMg00810-like — its product is MVSPSNTLALPYNSASNDSHVPISDPPHCSTHMRHPPSYLRDYRCYLANVSQPSKCVHCSRPSSDGSIERYKAHLVARGYTQREGLDYIETFSLVAKLVSIRCLLAVVASRNFFLHQLDVNNAFLHGDLSEEADFYLFTLVDGADLTIFLIYVDDIIVATSNMSCITAIKSFLDEKFNIKDLASLRYFLGLEVLADLLPYRRLVGRLLYLTITRLDLTYSVHILSQFMANPCTPHLQAIEHVLRYLKSSTGQGLFFPSNSSFHLSAFTDSDWASCSTTRRSLTGFCVFLGSSLISWHSERQTIVSRSSVEAKYKAMTSTTCKLGLDSKSKRKQRLADPVVEEPREAVNQELDYEDLKDEEIC